The genomic segment GGCAGCAAAACCTTTCAACTTACAAAGAATAGCGTTTAATCCCCTCACAGGGATGAAAACTCAAAACGTATGGCGGAAACATCACACATCATCATCACATTGggactaatttaaaattttcagagcACGAAAGGAGCTTCTTGAGCACGAAAAGAGAAAGCTTTGGACGTTTCAGCGTGGTCTACATCACTGGAGATGCTATGTACTGTGAATAAGCGTAAAAACCAACGTAACACCAACCAGTGAACAGCTGTGACAAGACACaataatacttttctttaatatatatttcttactgatttcagagaggaaaggagaggggaggaagagatagaaacttcaatgatgagagagaaccatggactggctgcctcctgcatgccccccactggagatcgagcccacagcccgcaacccgggcttgtgccctgaacgggaatcgaactgtgacctcctggttcacagttcgtcactcaaccactgagccatgccggccgggcagaaATGCAAGAATGATACTGAGGACCCAGTCACACCATAATGCAACAGTTTAGAACtaccttcaaaaatattttaaactcctTTAGATTCAGAAATCCAATGTCAAGAAGGAAATTTacttgaaagattaaaaaaaaaaaaaaaaaagcaaactactTTTGAAATAGAAATCTGCCCTATTTAAAGTTCCAAATTAGATAGCATATATTGCTGATTTTCCCAAGTATTAATTTATCAGTAAAGATAGGTTCTATTGAGAAAACACTGCTCTCAAGCGATTGTACTACTTGTGCACGTGCCTGTTTAAGAAAGGCCGACTCCACAGCAGAACAGAAAGACAGCAAACAGAAGTGGCTTACCTTCAATAGGAACCTGAATCCTCTTTAACAGCCATAACTGGATTTCAGACTTATTATCCATCTGCGCGCCCTGGCAGCTTCTGTCCAGGGTAGATTCCAAAGCGTTGCCTAGAGACTCTTTACTCATATTGTCTTCTGTAGAAGAGCCCAGCTGTAGGGGATGGGGCGCTCTCTCCTTCACCCAGTTTTTATCTGGCTCTTTATTGCCCTCCGTTGGGGGCTCACCGGCCTGGGGAAGGGAACTACTGAGAGTGATGTCTATTCCCCCTGGCTCAGTCCTTTTGCCATCACTTAGCTCTACCTTCTGCAAGTTATCAGGTGACCCTTCTTTGTTCTTATTAAGGTAGTACTCGATGAGTTTAACTTTATCTAGGTCTTCATGTATGTTCAATGCGTTCTCCACCTGGCTTTCGGGAGAACCAGACTGCTTGTCCACCTCGGGCATTTTATCTTGCTTCTCACAGGTTTCTAAATCTAGGGCCCCCTTCAGTTCAGCATCACTCTCTGTTCTTGAAAAGCTCAGGGCTGACTGCGCCTGCGTGTCCGTAGCAGAGCTGATGACCTGTGACTCAGCCTTCCTTTGCTCCTCTGGGTCGAGAGAAAGGCACTCCTTTGGGGTATCTCTTTTGTCCATCCCGCTATCATTTTGCGAAGGCAGTTCATCCAAGTCAACGAAGTCATCTTCTTCTCCTAAAGGGGGATTTTCTTGGGCGGTAGACTTAAATCCAGTAGGAGGGTCAGGAGGCTGCTTGCTGACTTGAGTCGCTGTGGGAGATCCCTTGGTTGCCTCCACGGAGGATTCCAGGTTCTTTAGCTGTCCTGACCCAGAGCTGTCCGAGGGCTTCGTGTGTGTGTATTCTGTCGGTTTCTCCAAAGGCCTTGTGGGTTTGGAATCTGAAGTGACGGTTCTCTCTCCACTGTGCGGCCGTTTTTCCTTGCTGAGGGATTTAAACTTACTAAAGGGGTTGATATCCTTTTCCGAAGCCAGGTCTTCCCATTCTCCAGGCCTGTACAGAGGACAAAGATCCTGAGGTAGGTCACTGTTGAGGGAAAAATGGTGGGTGCACATGGAatgttaaaagcaaaacaaaaacaaaatggaggaaaagcaaaaaccaaaacaaaacccagcTGAAAACCAAAACATAAATAGACCGCaacttaaaatatgtttaaatgatttcagaataagaaaatgaaatttaaaaattaacttcaaaaTGGAACATAAGAAGTGGCAAAACAAAGAACCATGGAAGCTGCACATCCTGCCAGAAGACATGGAGGGTTTTGGAAGTCAATAATGAGCATGGAGATGTCTCCCACCAGACTTCCAATGGTGAAATAATGCTTCTGATTTTCATGAAGGAGAGGAAAGGTTTTAGTACTATGATTAAACGAccttaatatttaaaacttttcctttttataaaatagtACGTAAACCAACTATTTTAATTCTGAATGGCTCCTTGAGTAGCTATACATTTAACCATCTGATAAAGTGGCTGACCCTGAACCCCAATTTTGGGTTTCATGCCTTAGGATCTAATGCTTCCAAAAACAGACATCCTTCTATTCCCAAGGGAACAAGAGGAAGCTTCCACTATTAGTGTGAACATATAGTACCTGTTCCATTTTATAACTTAACAATttatagaaaagtaaataaaccaaataaactCTTACTTAGAATACTTAGTTTACATTTCTTAGCTAAGCTTGAATTTCttaactcttttattttataacagttATCATCTTATTTTATGGTAATGGGCAGTTGGTTTATGAGCTGAAACTTACTGTCCTGGGCTGcaatccatttatttttccttactaCCCAGTTTGAGTTATACAAAAATATTGATTAAACGtgttttccaaaatttaaaataattgtttaaaaaaaaacacccacatatGTTAATCTATGACTCGAAATATATTGAGTAACCTGTGTCTCAAGTAGGTTTTCACTTACCTTAGTGTTAAAACACAGAGATATAAAAaccttttctaaaaataacattttcagatttcggaagtcattttattttctaaaaaggcTAGATCATATTCAGGTAATACTTTATTATTCTGGCTTTGAAATAATTAtgacaataaaacaacaaaggaCCACGAAGTTCTCAAGTTACAAGACTGTCTCCCCAGTTATTTAATAAATCACTTGCACGGAACATCCATGCTTCTTCCAATAGAAAATAAGAGCCTACATAATTGCTAGACTCTGACGAATGCTTTAAAGAACCTCTTTAATTCACAATTCACTTCAGTTCAATAAGCACTCGCTGAGTCCCTAAGTGCCACATGCTAAAAAATGACTGACAATGTCTGTTCCGCAGGAACCTGCATACACAGAAATGTGCCGCCCAACACTAGCACTCAGATGTTAAAGATGCTTCAATCCTGGAGCCAAACAAATGTGTAATGTGGTATCCTTTCCATATTAGGcccaaaatttaatttttcatattaaaggCTACAGGAAGTCCTGCAACAAAGAAACCCACCTCTTCACAAACTTTCTTCTATTATCATCCAAACCGCTTTCTCATCGCTTCCTTATTTACCTAGCTTGACCCCCAGAAAGAGTACATTTGACTGCACTCTTATCAGCCTTCTTTGTCTACCCCTCCCTTCTTGTTCTACCTATTCCAAGCTGAGATTAACTTAGTCatctgtgtttgttgttgttgttttttgttgttgttgttgtttgttttttgcattgCAACTGCCAAGCACTGCTGGGGCAAAGTACATAGCTGTGTCAACCAAATCTGCTTTTGATTAATGTTTTCCAGACTCAGCCAGGAACCTAATGATGATCAATAATCCTTTCAGTTGTTCCCTTCCTATTTTCTGTGGCAGCTGGAGTTGCAAAATGTCCTACACAAAAAATACAAAGCCCTAAAGGTGAAGATGGAgagattttacacacacacacttaaaaactATTTGCACACTGCAGCTAATTTATAGTTGTTTTACCAGACAAtatttagtaataataaaattttaagctATTTTAGACTTTTAAACAAGTGATGGGATTCTGAGCCAATAATACTAAGTTCATTTCACACTGATTCCACTCATACAACCTATTTTGCTCACTGTTCATTAGACTGAAATGTCTTTATATATCTGCCTCCAAGGCAGGAATCAATGTACAACTCGGAAATAATTTCAGCACATTAGCAGTCAATTCTTaactcttctctctccccagctATGGCATTAGCCCTGTATCCTGGATCATCAAACACAATCTCACAAGGAGAGAAATCTTTCTGTAACGATGTACCTTCCCTTTCTATTATTAGTGCACAAATCTCCACCTTCAAATTCACCTCCACACAATCTCTTGCTCCTGACAACACTCTCACCTTTTAATTGCATTTAATTTTCCCAAGaacctctgccccccccccccctttttttcctgatAAACAAGAAATATCTCTTACGATGGCAAGGCATCTTTGATCTTCATGTGGGAAATGTCATTGTAGAGGGCAATGGAAACCACCTCTTCCATGGGGCAAATGAGGCCATACTCCTCACACCCATTTTCAATGACCAGGGGGTCGGACTTGTGAGGATCAAACATGATGTTGTTAGGAGTGACAATCATGACACCTCCGACCACACCCTGCAGGACAAATGAACAGGACAGAATCATTACAGGCAGAAATGCAACCGTCACAGGAGCTTTAATGAACTCATGCTGTCTTTCTATTGACTTTGGTGAACCACAGAATCCTACATGACAATCATGTCCCCTTTAAGAGGGCTGGAGAAACAGGCTGGAGAAATGCAGTGTTGGGTCCTGTGTGGTGAGGCAGAGAAAATCTGTGACAATCAACCGAGCCTGGTTCTGGTGCAGCTGCTACAGTAGTATAACTGTGGTGGGATCTTGGGTTACACATATAAGTTTCAGGTTCCCCAattcctgtctgtaaaatgagagggGCTGTCCCAGATCGTTCCCGATGGGGAACCGGGTGCTTTACAATTCACTCAGCACGTATTCGCCATGTGTCCAACAAGTGTATGGTACTGTGCTAAGGGAGCAGCTGTCTCCGAGTCGTGGTGCCAAGAACAGTCCTAGTATTTCTCTCTAAAATGTTTAGAAAGCCTACATCCATGAAAATTTGACACAAACAGGAATATCAAATTTTTGCAGAAGTGCATATAGCTGAACTATGGAAATTCAAAGCAAAACCCAACAGTTTTGTGGGAACTTAAAAGTCTGAAGcttcatcagtttatattataGACCTGGATGGCCACAGGGATATTATCCACCAAAGAGAGAAAGATACAGATGACTCCCTTtaggtaaataatttatttgtactCTTAATGACTCCAGTAATAATCTTTGCAAAAAGTTGTGCATCTCAAGCATTACTTGTTCTTGATTGAAAAGGTTATAAGTCTATATCAATACCACATTTTCCTGTTGTTTGGAACCTACCATAACATCTCTAATATGAGGATAAGAATTCCATTTTATCAACATAACCATTTCTTCAGAGGCTTACTAAAGTTGGATttgctctttgtaaaaaaaaaaacaccaaccacCAAAAAACTAAACACACGACAGCAGACATTTTAATACCAGCATCTCCAGCAGAAGGGTGGAGAACTCACCATTTTCCAGGTTAGATATTAAACTCTTCACATGAATTTTCCCTTTTAATTGCAATACCCcactaattaaattttattactgttcctgttttatagatgaggaaaatggaaGCTCAGGAAATTTAAACACCATGCCCATTGTCTCAGAGCTAATGAGTGGCAGAGTTGGAACTTAAATTCAATGGGTCTGACTCCACCATTTGCTGTTAAACATATACTACACTATCTCCCTAACAATCCATAGGccaagaactaaaaataaaatgctgagtCCAGGGTAACAAAGAAGCATATTTCCATTCACTGATCACATTTCCCTCAACAAGTAAAATGCCAGGCATTCAACTGGGGAAAACTAATGGGCATTTGTGAAATCTTATGCTGAAACGGGGTGAGATAGTTTAAGGTAGCCTGCCTTCAGTAATTTAAAAGCTAGCTTAGTTTTCCATAGATtccaagaaaaggaaacaaattacagTGCCACATACCTTCCCATCGGTGAAGTATCgacaattcatttttaaaaactttaccaCACCAGGCTCATCTTCTTCAGAAGTAGAAGATAAGACTCTTTCAATGGGTTTTATGGCCTTTCTTGCTAAGTCAGCATCCTTTAGAAAGCAAAAATTTCCAAAATCAAATAGAAGCAATTTCTCGAAACAGATTGCTTATATAAATCAACATAAGTTCCCTGTAAGTAACCTGCTTCTATTTAACTTAAACATGAATAAGGCAAATGTCTTTTGTCAttcaaaaatattacatatatataacaaGTATGTAAATCAAACTGAAAATGTGTAAAAAGTGCTTATCTGTGAACCCATAAAAAATGGCTCGTACAATATCTTAGAAAATaacctaaataaaataattcacatttgactcatggttcaatttctttagaaaaaggaataaaagtagTACAAACAAACTACTGGTTTTGGTGAGACTTTAACTTCATAACTATGTAAACAAGGCATGTGTTTTGCCTTTGAGACTTTAAATGTGAACAGGTTTCTTCTGGATAAAATGCATTCTCTCAATTAAGAACAAGTTACACTTAACTCCGCTCCTCTGGGGAAAATTTAAGTTGAAATCTTGAGAAGAAGAACATGgaacatatagggtgtccccccaaaatgtatacactctTTAATGGCTGCTAACTCACTTCATTTTcgctccttttcaggtttaaattatttgaaataatgggtgaagcccgACTAAGCTTTGAAccaagaaaatttatcctaaagtgccactagactttttttttatggggacacatgaaaattaaagtttacggcacaaaaccagcaacagtcaATAAATTGCAGGTGCACAAATACCgaacgaaatgattcttgatatTTGCAATTCCATTGCTTCGCGTTATCAGCAGTGCGTGGACCAGAACGGtcttcagtttgaaaacaggcattgacaaaataAAGTATTCATTTCtgcagattcttttaaattttgaaaatgagctgtatgttaataaacactgactttataatcattcaaagtgtgtgtacatttttggggacaccctgtatagtCTATATTTATAAGTTCATACACAAATATGCACTTCAGTACATGAATGACATACATACAGGTAGTTTGTCATATTCTGCATCTGATGATGAAGGAGAGATAGTAGCACCAGGACTGGATGATGATAACTTTAAGGTACTAGAGGGAAAGTTGGCATCTGGCACAAAAAGAACCTGAGAATGGGAAAGAAAACCAAGGTGAGTACCGAGAATCAGGCAAACCCTAGGCAATGTTTAGAGCAGTTACTCTCCACACAGTATCATGTGAAGTGCACGACTAAGACCTAGCTGGCTTTCACCGAACTCATAAGCAACTTGAGGTCTTCCTACTAATCTGTGAAACAGTATGCAGCAATATGAACGTGTGCAGTGCAAAGAGTACCGAACACACCTACAGACACTACAGAAGCTCACAAAGTGGAGAGCGAGATGGGTGAGTATTCTGCACAAGCCATGTGAAGCAGGTGGGTCCAGTGAAGCCTGGAAAACACAGTACATAGCAGTACACGGTATGCTTCTAAACATAACACCTGTGTTAGGAAGAGATGACAACAGATCCAGGCTTGCTAACTCCAAGCAGGCCCTGAGTGATAATGTAGGGAGGTCCTTTTATGATAAACTATACAATGTATTATCAATAATCTCAAAACTTTCCCTTCCATCACTGTCTCGATTacctagaaacaaaaataaaaatctggttCCGAAATGTTATTATGATCTTGTCATTCAACACTCTTTTAATGAGACATGGTACCTTTTGgtctaccaggtgtaccggttaataatgtggattttgtaatcaatgaaaacacgataatttcaagagaaacatcaaaagtgctttattcaaagtaatgtccatcgctagctacacatttcccccatctttcaggtaatttgtggatactgtcccaatagaacttttcttgttttgaagcaaaccattcagagaaccaattttccacttcttcctatgtttgctcagaaagtgcatgtgccatcgatcagaacaagtggtaatctgaaggagcaaggtctggtgaatatggcgggtgggttaatactagTAGAGTGCCTATTTCTGGTACTGTCATCCTTACAGTAGGCATATTTCAATAGTCCTTATACCTCTTGTTGCCTACTGGACCTTAATCAAGTACCAATAAACTATCTGTTTATGGACAGAGTAAAAGAATAGTGAATCAGCCTGAGTTTTTTACTGTGCTCTAGTAAATTCTAGCCTTGAATTAGTAAATACATGCCCCGAGGGTCTCTCCTATGGGTCAGTTATATAAGGAAAAGGGTTCCTGGACCCATTTCCAATGTGGAGGGCAGGGGTCCCCACCAACAATTTTCAGACACCATCAGAGTTCCaagaattcaactcaattctgacactatctacccagAAATAGCATCAGGTTACGGGTTCAGCCCTACAAGACTGCACGccttcctcacacacacacttcagataCCAGCCGCATGCTTCTGACCAACTGGAGGTTCCAATGAGACCCCCCGACTCAGGATGCCAATTGCAAATCCAGGTTGTCATCTATACTTCTGAGCAgctggctataaatcagaggttcctaCAACCCCTCCTTGGGTTCGATTATTCTGCCAaaacagctcacagaactcacagAAACATGTAACTTACTAGGTCACTAGTTTAAGGAGACAACTCATGGAAGCTGTAACTCGGGAACAGCCAcctggaagagatgcatagggcaaggtagCGGGGAAGGGCAGGGAGCGTCCATGCCCTCTATAGGCTCACGactctccccaaatctccacATGTTCATCACCCTGAAAGCTCTCCTAAGCCTGTCATCTTGGGTTgctatggaggcttcattacaccGTCATTCATGATTGACCAGATCACTGTCCACTGGTGATTGATTCAATGGCCAgcacctctcctctccctggaggTAGGCGTGGGGATATGGGAGGAACAATCAATTGAAAGTTTCAACCCTCTAATAACATGATTGTCTCCTAACAACCAGCTGCCATCCTTAGGGgcttccaaaagtcacctcaaaacaaaagacacccTCATCACTCAAAACACTTGGGAAATTCCAAGGATTTTAGGAGCTGTGAACCAGGAATTGTGGAAGACcaaatacagaggtgggcaaaagtaggttaataatgataataataatttaaaaaatacaataataaataaataataaaaaagtaaacacaaatgcaaatctacttttgccacccctcctccccgtatatatgagaaataaatatatatttggtcattcTTATAAACTACAATAATGTACACATTATGCAGCAATACCCCATTAATTTTCCTAAAGgtgaaaatttattaatttttaaaagttctaatgCATATTTCCCCTCAACTAGCTGGTACTGGCAGTATCCTAATTTCCCTTTGACAAGGACATAAATACCAAAAGCACAACAGTACAAATTGGCCAACGATGACCTGTTGACTTCATGTGCTTCCCTTGAAAAAAATGCAAGTAACAGTATCGCCATCGCCTGAATGAAGTTCTACTTAAAGTAGCAGCATCTGTCccgaaagaaagaaatgtcactaTAACGAAGAGATGCAGGAAGATGCTCTAGTAAGTCAGCAATGAAACCAGAATGTGCTCATGGCAACCAAGCAGGTCTATGGATGGGACTGAAAACCTGGCCTCAGCTCAGATCTGCCAACGACTGGGTCAATTACATTTACTGTCTAAATAGAGTTTTCAAATAGAAATACAAGAATATCTTAtcacatagaaaatatttttaaaattttgctggATTTATCAAGAATGGCACAATTGTACAATTTGTCAGTTTCATCCAGTTTAACAAAGAGAGTACTAACATTCTGAAAAAAGTTTCTGTGGCCTTTTCTTGATGGTCCTGCTGAACGAATGTCTCTGCCTTTGGCTAAATTGAATATTTTTGTCAAAAGGGtattaaatcaaaacaaaaacgACAAAAATTATgcctaatttaaaataaaatgatggccaTAATATATCCCAGGAGTGGACTGAACTAaaactttcaattctaaattaaaCATTCTAAGAATATCTGTGTGATATTCTATAGGAAAAACTTTTTTTGATGCCCTAGGGGGTGAAAAAATCTATAATATAAACTAGTAATAGTTAAGGAAACTGTGTTAATTTTTTGCAAAGCATTCGTCTCTGAACAGTTCATAAGTACTGCTTTCAGAATTCTTGGCCCTAAAGGAAAGACTCAACCCAATGCACATTATCATTGATGATAACCCTGTGACACTAATAGGCAGGcattaaaaatggcaataaaagatAAATGTAACATTTTGAAAGTAATATGCAACAAGAAAATCATTACCTGGCCTGGAACAATAGTATGTGTGAAAAGTTTATTCATTTCCACTAGTTTATTGGGAGTGATGTTAAATTTCAGTGCTATGGAGTTTAGGGTGTCCTGGCTTCCAGCCTAGAATAATCCAACAGACAAGATTCAATATATAcagcaaaacagaacaaaaataacCTTCCTTTTGATAGACAACAATCTATTTGTgataagaatgaataaaaattaataaatacatctagacatattaagaaaaagaatgaatacattctcatctctctctctctctctctgtctctctctctctct from the Eptesicus fuscus isolate TK198812 chromosome 10, DD_ASM_mEF_20220401, whole genome shotgun sequence genome contains:
- the NCOA7 gene encoding nuclear receptor coactivator 7 isoform X1; this encodes MDTKEEKKERKQSYFARMKSRSGRLTAAKRRENFKEERMTSNFHSSERLKKKKQAKQNAETASTLATRTHTGKEDVNTAILEQDKCNIAVEEEYITDEKKKRKNNQLKEMRRTELKRYYSTDDNQNKTHDKKEKKMVVQKPHGTVEYTAGSQDTLNSIALKFNITPNKLVEMNKLFTHTIVPGQVLFVPDANFPSSTLKLSSSSPGATISPSSSDAEYDKLPDADLARKAIKPIERVLSSTSEEDEPGVVKFLKMNCRYFTDGKGVVGGVMIVTPNNIMFDPHKSDPLVIENGCEEYGLICPMEEVVSIALYNDISHMKIKDALPSPGEWEDLASEKDINPFSKFKSLSKEKRPHSGERTVTSDSKPTRPLEKPTEYTHTKPSDSSGSGQLKNLESSVEATKGSPTATQVSKQPPDPPTGFKSTAQENPPLGEEDDFVDLDELPSQNDSGMDKRDTPKECLSLDPEEQRKAESQVISSATDTQAQSALSFSRTESDAELKGALDLETCEKQDKMPEVDKQSGSPESQVENALNIHEDLDKVKLIEYYLNKNKEGSPDNLQKVELSDGKRTEPGGIDITLSSSLPQAGEPPTEGNKEPDKNWVKERAPHPLQLGSSTEDNMSKESLGNALESTLDRSCQGAQMDNKSEIQLWLLKRIQVPIEDILPSKEEKSKTPPMFLCIKVGKPMRKSFATHTAAMVQQYGKRRKQPEYWFAVPRERVDHLYTFFVQWSPDVYGKDAKEQGFVVVEKEELNMIDNFFSEPTTKSWEIITVEEAKRRKSTCSYYEDDDETALPILQPQSALLENMHIEQLARRLPARVQGYPWRLAYSTLEHGTSLKTLYRKSASLDSPVLLVIKDMDNQIFGAYATHPFKFSDHYYGTGETFLYTFSPNFKVFKWSGENSYFINGDISSLELGGGGGRFGLWLDADLYHGRSNSCSTFNNDILSKKEDFIVQDLEVWTFE